A genomic stretch from Pseudomonas mendocina includes:
- the ureE gene encoding urease accessory protein UreE, which produces MLVIHTRIPPQAHWDAELELTFEARSKSRLRCYTSSGEDAGLFLERGQPALHDGECLQAQDGRIVKVVARPETLLHVTCASPFELMRAAYHLGNRHVALQLGDGWLRLPDDYVLKAMLEQLGATVTLIEAPYQPEQGAYGGGHHHSHAGDAEFSYAPRLHQFGARK; this is translated from the coding sequence ATGTTGGTGATACACACACGCATTCCCCCCCAGGCACACTGGGATGCGGAACTCGAACTGACCTTTGAGGCCCGCAGCAAAAGCCGCCTGCGCTGCTATACAAGCAGCGGAGAAGATGCCGGCCTGTTCCTTGAGCGCGGCCAGCCCGCACTGCACGACGGCGAATGCCTGCAAGCCCAAGACGGGCGCATCGTGAAAGTCGTCGCCCGCCCGGAAACCCTGCTCCACGTCACCTGCGCCAGCCCGTTTGAATTAATGCGAGCGGCCTACCACCTGGGCAACCGTCACGTTGCCCTGCAATTGGGCGATGGCTGGTTGCGTCTACCCGATGACTACGTGCTCAAAGCCATGCTCGAACAGCTTGGTGCCACGGTCACGCTGATCGAAGCGCCCTACCAACCTGAACAAGGGGCTTATGGCGGCGGCCATCACCACTCCCATGCGGGTGACGCTGAATTCAGTTATGCACCACGCCTGCATCAGTTCGGTGCGCGTAAGTGA
- a CDS encoding TetR family transcriptional regulator, with protein MDAAHTLMDSGRGFCSLSLREVTRTAGIVPTGFYRHFADMDELGLALVEEVGETFSEAIRQVRHHRFQLNGVIDASVHIFLDAVSANRSQFLFLAREQFGGSVAIRKALAALRERIALDLAADLATMAKLEHLDQAAQIMLSDLVVKSVFATLPELIDPPSSPLAHYANPETKMTEQLRFIFIGAKHWQGLTHGSDIAPK; from the coding sequence ATGGATGCGGCGCACACCCTAATGGACAGTGGTCGTGGCTTTTGCAGCCTGAGTCTGCGCGAAGTGACGCGGACTGCCGGCATTGTCCCAACCGGGTTCTACCGGCACTTTGCGGATATGGATGAGCTTGGCCTGGCATTGGTGGAAGAAGTCGGTGAGACGTTCAGCGAAGCCATCCGCCAGGTGCGCCATCACCGCTTTCAGCTCAATGGTGTCATTGACGCTTCTGTGCATATCTTTCTCGATGCGGTGTCTGCCAATCGCTCCCAGTTCCTGTTCCTGGCCCGCGAACAATTTGGCGGTTCTGTTGCAATCCGTAAGGCCTTGGCCGCGCTGCGTGAGCGGATCGCTCTGGATTTGGCAGCCGATCTTGCCACCATGGCCAAACTGGAACACCTCGATCAGGCCGCGCAGATCATGCTCTCCGACCTGGTCGTGAAGAGTGTTTTTGCTACCCTGCCAGAGCTGATCGACCCGCCATCCAGTCCGCTGGCTCACTATGCCAACCCGGAAACCAAGATGACCGAACAACTGCGTTTCATCTTTATTGGCGCCAAACATTGGCAGGGCCTGACACACGGCAGCGATATCGCACCAAAATAA
- a CDS encoding class I SAM-dependent methyltransferase gives MHTIERIYPKDLDLQNTDDQNSLHIHMQRYEFASEQLTGQRILDMACGCGYGSARLAELNPDKHITGVDIDPDAIAYARAHYQLPNLTYICANAEQFSSEQPFDCIVSLETIEHLPDPKALADNINRLLAPNGKLIASVPITPTLDGNPHHLHDFSTRSFHALFRPYSMQPGEQLEQIQWWQFKGLFSKRPDQQKQHRSEGVGNAVLKYYQRHPLYLFSRLYSMLRYGFSNRYMTCVFSRHPGKP, from the coding sequence ATGCACACCATCGAACGTATTTATCCAAAGGATTTGGATCTGCAAAACACGGACGATCAGAACAGCCTGCACATTCACATGCAGCGCTACGAATTTGCATCTGAGCAACTCACCGGGCAGCGCATTCTGGATATGGCTTGCGGCTGCGGTTATGGCAGTGCGCGTCTGGCTGAACTGAACCCGGATAAGCACATCACTGGCGTCGATATCGACCCTGACGCCATCGCCTACGCCCGCGCCCACTATCAATTGCCCAACCTGACCTATATCTGCGCCAACGCCGAACAGTTCAGCAGCGAACAGCCGTTCGACTGCATTGTCAGCCTGGAGACCATCGAGCACCTGCCCGATCCAAAGGCGCTGGCGGACAATATCAACCGTCTACTTGCCCCGAACGGCAAACTGATTGCCTCGGTGCCGATCACCCCAACGCTGGATGGCAACCCACACCACCTGCACGATTTCAGCACGCGCAGCTTTCATGCACTGTTCCGCCCCTATTCGATGCAGCCGGGCGAGCAGTTAGAGCAGATCCAGTGGTGGCAATTCAAAGGGCTTTTTTCAAAGCGGCCTGATCAGCAGAAACAACACCGTTCTGAAGGTGTCGGCAACGCTGTGCTCAAGTATTACCAGCGCCATCCGCTGTATCTGTTCAGCCGCCTGTACTCCATGCTGCGCTATGGTTTCAGTAACCGTTACATGACGTGCGTGTTCAGCCGTCATCCCGGCAAGCCTTAA
- a CDS encoding Rieske (2Fe-2S) protein: MFRVCALDELKEGQSRGFTVAGIKVFVIRKHDQFYAYRNWCPHREIPLEWQSDQFLDESNNLIRCSSHGALFLIENGECISGPCEGDALQKLDVQIKEDSLWVDA, encoded by the coding sequence ATGTTTAGGGTCTGTGCTCTTGATGAGCTCAAAGAAGGTCAAAGCCGCGGTTTTACCGTCGCCGGAATCAAAGTGTTTGTAATACGTAAGCACGATCAGTTTTACGCCTACCGCAACTGGTGCCCGCACCGGGAAATCCCCCTCGAATGGCAATCCGATCAGTTTCTCGATGAGAGTAATAACTTGATCCGCTGCTCCAGTCACGGCGCATTGTTTCTGATCGAAAACGGCGAATGCATCTCCGGCCCTTGCGAAGGGGACGCTCTACAAAAACTGGATGTGCAGATAAAAGAAGACAGCCTCTGGGTAGATGCTTAA
- a CDS encoding TonB-dependent hemoglobin/transferrin/lactoferrin family receptor, which translates to MLNRPPFALRPWMALLLLSPSLALAEDAETLPITKVSASAVETPLPSRTTTDAETLDKRLIRSFEDLGRRSEPGVAFNRNSESINIRGLEKDRVLTTIDGIRVPWMTDGARSQGPTGGAQGGLDTFDFNTLSAVDIVRGSNSSQIGSGALGGSVQLFTLNPEDLLEPGKDFGSLLKTDYDSGDESWGLNAAIAGRVQNTYWLLQAGKRQGHELETAGSDNLYGSQRTEANPADTDQKNVLFKLQQRFDGGHKVGFTGEFFERNRDVDNRVGQGSTYLIGQNSTNELSHRQRVSVDYSFISEDENNLIDTANVIAYWQKLDRKDDQDGMRSMDARGGAPDRLFQRFGLPGNPYKYPSGPYGRNNQIEKELYGVSGNVGIGHNLAGLDNKLTLGGELYRINTEQNSKGYDNCPGFSISASNPMYMGPASCDFLHTNQADMPKAESTQWALYANNQISFLDGAVTLTPGLRYDHYKQDPQATGAFNNNVNPSNNQTLSTSTDHKLSGSLLATWKVAEKAKLYAQWSQGFRAPDATELYMNYGAEGSYLRLGNADLKPEESNGYEIGAELGDKQLGGSISLFDNHYKNFIDGNLTASAEDLANLGLNSSDYPMGVTRAGNRAKVEIYGAELAAHWAFMPNWKLWGSVAWANGEDRNTNQRLNTVAPITGLFGLSYEQEQYGGDLMLRTATARNKVETDNDFQAPGYGVVDLTAYWQPKALDGVKLQAGLFNAFDKKYWNALDVPTGQLAQPNDYYSEVGRNFRVSASWQY; encoded by the coding sequence ATGCTGAACCGCCCGCCCTTCGCACTTCGCCCATGGATGGCACTGCTACTGCTGAGCCCATCGCTGGCTCTGGCTGAAGATGCCGAGACATTGCCGATAACAAAGGTGTCCGCCTCCGCGGTGGAAACACCGCTTCCCAGCCGAACAACTACTGACGCTGAGACCTTGGACAAGCGCTTGATCCGCAGCTTTGAGGATTTGGGCCGGCGCAGCGAACCGGGCGTTGCCTTCAACCGCAACAGTGAAAGCATCAACATCCGCGGCCTGGAAAAAGACCGTGTACTGACCACCATCGACGGCATCCGCGTGCCATGGATGACTGACGGCGCCCGCAGCCAGGGCCCTACTGGCGGCGCCCAGGGCGGACTGGATACGTTCGATTTCAATACGCTGTCAGCTGTGGATATTGTGCGTGGCAGCAACTCCAGCCAAATCGGCTCCGGCGCGCTGGGGGGCTCCGTACAACTGTTCACCCTCAACCCGGAAGACCTGCTGGAGCCGGGCAAAGACTTCGGCAGCCTGCTAAAAACCGACTACGACAGTGGTGACGAAAGCTGGGGGCTCAATGCAGCTATCGCGGGGCGCGTGCAAAACACCTACTGGCTGCTGCAAGCCGGTAAACGTCAAGGCCACGAGCTGGAAACCGCAGGCAGCGACAACCTCTACGGCAGCCAACGTACAGAGGCCAACCCGGCCGACACTGACCAGAAGAACGTCCTGTTCAAGCTGCAACAACGTTTCGATGGCGGTCATAAAGTGGGTTTTACCGGTGAGTTTTTTGAACGTAACCGCGATGTCGACAACCGCGTCGGCCAAGGCAGCACCTACCTGATCGGCCAGAACAGCACCAATGAACTGAGCCATCGCCAGCGGGTGTCTGTGGATTACAGTTTTATCAGCGAAGATGAAAACAACCTGATCGACACAGCTAACGTCATCGCCTACTGGCAAAAACTCGATCGCAAGGATGATCAGGACGGCATGCGCAGCATGGACGCCCGCGGCGGCGCGCCAGACCGACTGTTCCAGCGTTTCGGCCTGCCCGGCAACCCGTACAAATATCCCAGCGGGCCTTACGGCCGTAACAACCAGATCGAGAAGGAGTTGTACGGCGTTTCAGGTAATGTCGGCATCGGCCACAACCTAGCGGGGTTGGACAACAAGCTGACCCTCGGCGGCGAGCTGTACCGCATCAATACTGAGCAAAACTCCAAGGGCTACGACAACTGCCCAGGCTTCTCCATCAGCGCCTCCAACCCGATGTACATGGGCCCTGCCTCTTGCGACTTTTTGCATACCAATCAGGCAGACATGCCAAAGGCTGAATCAACGCAATGGGCGCTCTACGCCAATAACCAAATCAGCTTCCTGGATGGCGCGGTAACACTGACTCCCGGCTTGCGTTACGACCACTACAAGCAAGACCCGCAAGCCACTGGCGCGTTTAACAACAACGTCAACCCGAGTAACAACCAGACCCTCAGCACCTCCACAGACCACAAGCTCTCCGGCAGCCTGCTGGCCACCTGGAAAGTGGCGGAGAAAGCCAAACTCTACGCACAGTGGTCGCAAGGTTTCCGTGCCCCGGACGCCACCGAGCTGTACATGAACTATGGCGCGGAAGGCAGCTACCTGCGCCTGGGCAATGCCGATCTCAAACCGGAAGAGAGCAACGGCTACGAGATCGGTGCGGAACTGGGTGACAAACAGCTGGGCGGCTCGATCAGCCTGTTTGATAACCACTACAAAAATTTTATCGACGGTAACCTGACCGCCTCCGCTGAAGACCTCGCCAATCTAGGCCTTAATTCATCCGACTATCCAATGGGTGTAACCCGAGCCGGCAACCGCGCAAAAGTCGAGATTTACGGCGCCGAGCTGGCCGCACACTGGGCCTTTATGCCGAACTGGAAACTCTGGGGCTCCGTGGCTTGGGCCAATGGTGAAGACCGCAACACCAACCAGCGTCTGAACACCGTAGCGCCAATCACCGGTCTGTTCGGTCTCAGCTACGAGCAGGAACAGTATGGCGGCGACCTGATGCTGCGCACCGCCACAGCACGTAACAAGGTGGAAACCGACAACGACTTCCAGGCACCGGGTTACGGCGTGGTCGATCTGACCGCGTATTGGCAGCCCAAAGCGTTGGACGGCGTGAAGCTGCAAGCGGGTCTGTTCAACGCCTTCGACAAGAAATACTGGAACGCACTGGACGTGCCCACTGGCCAGCTGGCACAGCCGAATGACTACTACAGCGAAGTCGGACGTAACTTCCGAGTTTCCGCTTCCTGGCAGTACTGA
- a CDS encoding ChuX/HutX family heme-like substrate-binding protein, whose protein sequence is MEHSPSLNRSVSALYQAWQILRAEQPRLRARDAATQLKVSEGELVASRLGVDAVRLRPEWAQLLPALGELGYIMALTRNEHCVHERKGFYRDVTVTPNGQMGLVVSPDIDLRLFLGGWDSVFAVDEKTQKGAQRSIQIFDRQGTAVHKVFLTEQSHHQAWEALIERFKDEVQSDVLNLQPLPEKPAAQADAAIDVTSLRTGWAELKDTHHFFALLRKHGAARTQALRLAGRQWAEPLALEELPNVLETAGERQVPVMVFVGNQHCIQIHTGPVSNMRWLDTWFNVMAPEFNLHLQTAGVTELWRVRKPSTDGVITSWEAFDADGELVLQLFGARKPGVPELETWRALAEEAPALSI, encoded by the coding sequence ATGGAACATTCGCCATCGCTGAACCGTTCAGTCAGCGCTCTATACCAGGCCTGGCAAATACTGCGTGCCGAGCAGCCACGCTTGCGTGCCCGCGATGCTGCCACGCAGTTGAAGGTCAGTGAGGGTGAGCTGGTTGCCAGCCGCTTAGGTGTCGACGCCGTGCGTCTGCGCCCGGAGTGGGCCCAGCTGCTGCCGGCGTTGGGCGAGTTGGGCTACATCATGGCGCTGACCCGCAATGAACATTGCGTGCACGAACGTAAGGGCTTTTACCGAGATGTGACCGTGACCCCGAACGGGCAAATGGGCTTGGTGGTCAGCCCAGACATCGACTTGCGCCTGTTTCTAGGCGGTTGGGACAGTGTGTTTGCTGTGGATGAGAAAACCCAGAAAGGTGCCCAGCGCAGTATCCAGATTTTCGACCGACAAGGCACTGCGGTGCACAAGGTCTTCCTCACCGAGCAGAGCCATCATCAAGCCTGGGAGGCTTTGATTGAGCGCTTCAAGGATGAGGTGCAAAGCGATGTGCTTAATCTGCAACCGTTGCCGGAAAAGCCAGCTGCGCAAGCGGATGCGGCGATTGATGTGACCAGCCTGCGCACCGGCTGGGCTGAGCTCAAGGACACCCATCATTTCTTCGCCTTACTGAGAAAACATGGCGCTGCCCGTACCCAGGCGCTGCGTCTGGCTGGGCGTCAGTGGGCCGAGCCGCTGGCGCTGGAGGAGCTGCCAAACGTGCTGGAAACGGCTGGCGAGCGCCAGGTGCCGGTGATGGTGTTTGTGGGTAACCAACACTGCATCCAGATTCATACCGGCCCTGTCAGCAACATGCGCTGGCTCGACACTTGGTTCAACGTGATGGCCCCGGAATTCAACCTGCATCTGCAAACCGCGGGTGTGACTGAACTGTGGCGCGTTCGTAAGCCAAGCACCGATGGCGTGATCACCAGTTGGGAGGCTTTTGATGCGGACGGTGAGTTGGTATTGCAGCTCTTTGGTGCGCGTAAGCCAGGTGTACCAGAGCTGGAAACGTGGCGTGCGCTGGCCGAAGAAGCCCCGGCCCTGAGCATCTAA
- a CDS encoding ABC transporter substrate-binding protein, protein MKALNAVIAVCASVMLATAALADEPLPQRWITAGGSLSEWVVELGGERHLVGVDSTSRHPASLTKLPSVGYQRQLAAEGILALRPDVVLGTEEMGPPPVLAQLRSAGVKVQSLSSQPELNSLHANLQYVGELLGDKGRAEQVFSAYQQRLAQQQAWLTDVQKKQSAPGVVILIGHAGASPMAGGRDTVADWLVAHAGGRNLATHEGYKALSTEALLGLNPDVVLIADRQLAGEAAQKALLSQNPALAATKAATEGRLLVIDPTLLVGGLGPRLPDALSEISALFYPGTTSVPSDAKSAL, encoded by the coding sequence ATGAAAGCCTTGAATGCAGTAATCGCGGTGTGCGCGAGTGTAATGTTGGCCACTGCGGCCCTGGCGGATGAGCCATTGCCGCAGCGTTGGATCACCGCCGGTGGTTCGTTGAGTGAGTGGGTGGTCGAATTGGGCGGCGAACGTCATCTGGTGGGGGTAGACAGTACCAGCCGCCACCCTGCGTCCCTGACAAAACTGCCAAGCGTGGGCTACCAGCGGCAACTGGCTGCCGAAGGCATTTTGGCGTTGCGCCCCGACGTTGTGCTCGGTACTGAGGAGATGGGCCCGCCGCCTGTGCTGGCGCAACTGCGCAGCGCCGGGGTGAAAGTTCAGTCGCTGTCCTCACAGCCAGAGTTGAACAGCCTGCACGCTAACTTGCAGTATGTTGGTGAGTTGCTCGGTGATAAGGGCCGGGCAGAGCAGGTGTTTAGTGCTTATCAGCAGCGCTTGGCGCAGCAGCAAGCGTGGCTGACCGATGTGCAGAAAAAGCAGTCAGCCCCTGGCGTTGTGATTCTGATCGGGCATGCCGGAGCCAGCCCGATGGCTGGGGGGAGGGATACGGTCGCTGACTGGCTGGTGGCCCATGCAGGTGGGCGTAACCTGGCCACGCACGAAGGTTACAAGGCGCTTTCCACCGAAGCGCTGCTGGGCCTGAACCCGGACGTGGTACTGATCGCAGACCGACAGCTGGCCGGTGAGGCGGCGCAAAAGGCATTGCTCAGCCAGAACCCCGCCCTGGCAGCCACCAAGGCTGCAACTGAAGGGCGCTTGCTGGTGATTGATCCCACTTTGCTGGTAGGCGGGCTCGGGCCACGTTTGCCAGACGCCCTGAGTGAAATCTCAGCGCTGTTTTATCCCGGAACCACGTCAGTCCCGTCAGACGCTAAGTCGGCTTTATGA
- a CDS encoding iron ABC transporter permease, whose amino-acid sequence MVSLWASLAFGPINLALLDTLKAGLRLLGLPIGGEGLAQAELILSEIRLPRTLLGVLVGAVLALCGVAMQGLFRNPLADPGLIGVASGAALGASLAIVGGVTLIGGLPKVLEPYLLSLFAFIGGLGVTALVYSLGRRNGETNVATMLLAGIAFTALSGAVIGLFTYLADDATLRSLTSWGLGSLNGASYARFWPLLIVTAAVALWLPRRAKALNALLLGESEARHLGFSVERVKAELVFCTALGVGAAVAAAGMIGFIGLVIPHLVRLMVGPDHRVLLPASALAGACLLLLADLISRLALAPAELPIGIVTALIGAPFFLYLLVRGRT is encoded by the coding sequence TTGGTTTCACTGTGGGCTTCGCTTGCGTTTGGGCCGATCAACCTTGCTCTGTTGGATACGCTCAAGGCTGGCCTTCGTTTATTGGGGCTACCAATAGGCGGGGAGGGATTGGCTCAAGCTGAATTGATTCTGAGTGAGATTCGTCTGCCCAGAACCCTGCTCGGCGTATTGGTGGGGGCAGTGCTGGCGCTGTGTGGCGTGGCCATGCAGGGGCTGTTTCGCAACCCACTGGCGGACCCAGGGCTGATTGGTGTGGCCAGTGGCGCTGCGTTGGGCGCCTCACTGGCGATTGTCGGCGGCGTTACGCTGATCGGTGGTTTGCCTAAAGTGCTTGAGCCGTACCTGCTTTCTCTCTTCGCCTTTATCGGCGGCTTGGGCGTGACGGCACTGGTATACAGCCTGGGGCGTCGCAATGGTGAAACCAATGTGGCGACCATGTTGTTGGCCGGCATTGCTTTTACTGCGCTATCCGGCGCAGTGATCGGGTTGTTCACCTACCTGGCCGACGATGCCACGTTGCGCAGCCTGACCTCTTGGGGACTTGGCAGCTTGAACGGGGCGAGCTACGCCCGATTTTGGCCCCTGCTGATCGTCACTGCGGCAGTTGCACTGTGGCTACCACGCCGGGCCAAAGCGTTGAATGCGCTGTTACTGGGGGAGTCTGAAGCGCGGCATCTGGGCTTTTCGGTGGAGCGGGTCAAGGCTGAACTGGTGTTCTGCACGGCGCTGGGCGTTGGTGCTGCGGTGGCGGCAGCGGGGATGATCGGCTTTATAGGTCTGGTGATTCCCCATTTGGTGCGGCTGATGGTCGGGCCTGATCATCGCGTGCTGTTACCAGCGTCTGCGTTGGCGGGGGCTTGTTTGTTACTGCTGGCGGATCTGATTTCGCGTTTGGCGTTGGCTCCGGCTGAATTGCCGATTGGCATCGTAACGGCTCTGATTGGTGCGCCGTTCTTCCTTTACCTACTTGTGCGGGGGCGAACCTGA
- a CDS encoding heme ABC transporter ATP-binding protein translates to MLRAENLAVQRGSTTVLAGINLELRAGEVLGVLGPNGTGKSTLLGALCGELKPSHGQVLLEQRPLHSWAGSERARRLAVLPQSSTLNFAFRVEEVVGMGRLPHASGQAQDAEIIRHALEAADVAHLFGRSYLALSGGERQRVHLARVLAQLWPAGAEQVLLLDEPTSMLDPLHQHTTLQATREFVASGASALVILHDLNLAARYCDRLLLLNNGRPHALGCPNEVLSVEALQAVFGLEVLVQQHPERGHPLIVAR, encoded by the coding sequence ATGTTGCGGGCAGAGAATCTGGCCGTGCAGCGTGGTTCGACCACGGTGCTGGCAGGCATCAATCTGGAGTTGCGTGCAGGCGAAGTGCTGGGCGTGCTTGGTCCCAACGGTACAGGTAAGAGCACACTGCTCGGCGCGTTGTGTGGTGAACTGAAACCGAGCCACGGGCAGGTGTTGCTGGAGCAACGCCCACTGCACAGCTGGGCCGGTTCGGAGCGGGCCAGACGGCTGGCGGTGTTACCGCAATCGTCCACGCTGAACTTTGCCTTTCGCGTTGAAGAGGTGGTGGGTATGGGACGACTGCCCCACGCCAGTGGCCAGGCGCAGGACGCCGAAATTATCCGGCATGCGCTGGAGGCCGCGGATGTTGCTCACCTGTTCGGGCGCAGCTATCTGGCGCTCTCCGGCGGCGAGCGTCAGCGTGTGCATCTGGCAAGGGTGTTGGCCCAGCTCTGGCCTGCCGGAGCAGAGCAGGTGTTACTGCTGGACGAGCCCACATCGATGCTGGACCCCCTCCATCAGCACACCACCTTGCAGGCTACCCGTGAGTTTGTCGCCAGTGGCGCCAGCGCATTGGTGATCCTGCATGATCTGAATCTGGCTGCCCGTTACTGCGATCGCCTGCTGCTGCTTAATAACGGCCGTCCCCATGCCTTGGGTTGTCCAAACGAGGTACTGAGTGTAGAGGCACTGCAAGCTGTGTTCGGGCTAGAGGTGTTGGTACAACAGCATCCCGAGCGGGGTCACCCATTGATTGTGGCGCGTTGA
- a CDS encoding ChaN family lipoprotein yields the protein MRIAFLLVLALLTACQASLPSVPQWQGSEGLQHEQLGKIIELRTGNELSPEQLLERLAAAPKVLVGERHDNPDHHALQLWLLRALATQRDQGSLLLEMLTPDQQGKVDSVRTAVAQGKAPDDMIRALNWQPGWPWSLYGPLVQYAVRQPYPLLAANLERSEVMDIYKTIPTLTGEHSTRAKVQEGLFKQIRSSHCNLLPESQLPAMLAVQQQRDRRMAEAMIAAPEPSILFAGAYHARRDLGVPLHLRDLKADKGLQALILADVGSKVASESADYVWYTAAQPEEDHCAQFRR from the coding sequence ATGCGTATCGCGTTTTTACTGGTGTTAGCACTGTTAACGGCCTGCCAAGCGTCACTGCCGTCTGTGCCGCAGTGGCAGGGCAGTGAAGGTTTGCAGCATGAGCAATTGGGCAAAATTATTGAGCTGCGCACAGGCAACGAGTTGAGCCCGGAGCAACTGCTGGAGCGCCTCGCTGCTGCGCCCAAGGTGCTGGTGGGCGAACGCCATGACAATCCTGATCATCATGCATTGCAGCTCTGGCTGCTGCGGGCACTGGCCACGCAGCGGGATCAGGGCAGCCTGCTGCTGGAAATGCTTACACCGGACCAACAAGGCAAAGTCGATAGCGTCCGCACAGCTGTTGCCCAAGGTAAGGCGCCGGACGACATGATTCGCGCACTGAACTGGCAGCCAGGCTGGCCTTGGTCACTCTACGGCCCGCTGGTGCAATACGCTGTGCGTCAGCCGTATCCGCTGTTGGCGGCCAACCTTGAGCGCAGCGAAGTGATGGATATCTATAAGACCATCCCGACACTGACTGGCGAACACTCAACCCGCGCCAAGGTGCAGGAAGGGCTGTTTAAACAAATCCGCAGTTCCCACTGCAACCTCCTGCCCGAAAGCCAACTCCCGGCCATGCTCGCCGTTCAGCAACAACGCGACCGCCGTATGGCTGAAGCAATGATTGCTGCCCCAGAGCCGAGCATCCTGTTCGCCGGTGCCTACCATGCACGCCGCGACCTCGGAGTACCGCTGCACTTGCGTGATCTTAAGGCTGATAAGGGCTTGCAGGCGCTGATCCTGGCTGATGTCGGCAGCAAGGTTGCGTCTGAGTCGGCGGACTATGTCTGGTATACGGCGGCGCAGCCGGAGGAGGATCACTGCGCTCAGTTTCGTCGATAA
- the queA gene encoding tRNA preQ1(34) S-adenosylmethionine ribosyltransferase-isomerase QueA, with translation MRVADFNFELPDSLIARHPLAERRASRLLVLDGPTGELAHKHFADVLDYLRPGDLMVFNNTRVIPARLFGQKASGGKLEVLVERVLDSHRVLAHVRASKSPKPGSVILIDGGGEAEMVARHDSLFELRFNEEVLPLLDRVGHMPLPPYIDRPDENADRERYQTVYAQRSGAVAAPTAGLHFDDELLAALEAKGVQRAFVTLHVGAGTFQPVRVERIEDHHMHSEWLEVTQAVVDAVAACRARGGRVIAVGTTSVRSLETAARDGELKAFSGDTDIFIYPGRPLHVVDALVTNFHLPESTLLMLVSAFAGYPETMAAYKAAVDNQYRFFSYGDAMFITRNPAPRGPEEQL, from the coding sequence ATGCGCGTCGCCGACTTCAATTTCGAGCTTCCAGATTCCCTGATTGCCCGCCACCCACTTGCCGAACGGCGCGCTAGCCGCTTGCTGGTGCTGGATGGTCCAACCGGAGAGCTGGCCCATAAACACTTCGCTGACGTGCTCGATTATCTGCGTCCTGGAGATTTGATGGTGTTTAACAACACCCGTGTGATTCCGGCGCGTTTATTTGGGCAAAAGGCTTCAGGCGGCAAGTTGGAAGTGCTGGTTGAGCGTGTGCTGGACAGCCATCGCGTGCTGGCCCATGTGCGGGCGAGCAAATCCCCTAAGCCCGGCTCAGTCATTTTGATTGATGGCGGTGGCGAGGCGGAGATGGTGGCGCGTCACGATTCGCTGTTCGAGCTGCGCTTCAATGAAGAGGTGCTGCCGCTGTTGGATCGGGTCGGCCACATGCCGCTTCCACCCTACATTGACCGCCCCGACGAAAACGCTGACCGTGAGCGTTACCAGACGGTCTATGCGCAACGTTCTGGAGCGGTGGCTGCGCCCACTGCGGGATTGCATTTTGATGATGAACTGTTGGCTGCACTTGAGGCCAAAGGTGTTCAGCGAGCATTTGTTACATTGCACGTAGGTGCTGGTACTTTCCAGCCGGTGCGGGTTGAGCGCATTGAAGATCACCATATGCACAGTGAGTGGCTCGAAGTTACTCAGGCCGTGGTGGATGCAGTGGCAGCATGCCGCGCCCGTGGTGGTCGGGTGATTGCAGTGGGAACGACCAGTGTGCGTTCACTGGAAACCGCTGCCCGCGATGGGGAGTTAAAGGCGTTCAGTGGTGACACCGATATCTTCATCTACCCCGGTAGGCCGCTGCATGTGGTTGATGCCTTGGTGACCAACTTCCATTTGCCGGAGTCCACCCTGCTGATGCTGGTTTCAGCGTTCGCGGGCTACCCGGAAACCATGGCGGCTTACAAAGCGGCTGTGGATAACCAATACCGATTTTTCAGCTACGGTGATGCTATGTTCATCACCCGTAATCCCGCACCACGCGGGCCAGAGGAACAGCTATGA